The Leguminivora glycinivorella isolate SPB_JAAS2020 chromosome 2, LegGlyc_1.1, whole genome shotgun sequence DNA window taattgttgcccatattattacctaacctaacctactttctgatagcagtttcattttccaggggtcacagttctaacctaacctaacctacttttccagcagtttcattctccagggggtcacagttctaacctaacctaacctactttctgatagcagtttcattttacagggggtcgcagttctaacctaacctaacctactgtctgatagtattttcattttccggggggtcacagttctaacctaacctaacctacttttcaagcagtttccttttccagaggttcacagttctaacctaacctaacctactttctgatagcagtttcattttccagggggtcacagttctaacctttttttttttttaggaggggaaaaatgcattacgcataccACTCGGGAGCGGGGAAGGACccgagtggttatgtgggactccttgtTAAGGGCTAATGAGACCCCAAGTCTACCCACTAAACAACCCCCCCATCTGCCGCCATTGTTCTGTAACGGTGGGCTGCAGGTACGCTCCCGCTTTACATCTACAGCACCACCAGAACCAGTCCGCTTTGCAGAGCACCACCTCCGGAGGCCCTTGATAGCCTCGGACACAAATGGACCGTATCCAGTACGGTCGACCTCTCAGGGACCGCGTGTGCAATGGATGGCAGGCGTCCCCGTGCCTGTCATCCTGCGATCAACCTACGGAGGCAGGCGGCGGTCGTGTGCGACCCGTCTGCGTCGAGCACGCTTGCGGCGCCGTTGATCGGCCATTGGGGCGATCTCCCTAGCGCGTTCCGCCATTTCCTTCTGCTGCATGACCTCTTCGCAGAAGATTTGCATCGCTTGCCAAGATCTTTCACTGTCAACCATGGACTTAACCACCGCTGGCAGCGACAGGTCTGGCCCCACTATAGCAATTAGGTCAGCACGCTCTGGGCCCCACACTGGACAGTCTTCTAGTGTGTGTTGGGCAGTATCAACCGCTGCACCGCATTCATGGCAT harbors:
- the LOC125235758 gene encoding uncharacterized protein LOC125235758: MKLLSESMQILSGHGCFGRYLHKIAGREPTEECHECGAAVDTAQHTLEDCPVWGPERADLIAIVGPDLSLPAVVKSMVDSERSWQAMQIFCEEVMQQKEMAERAREIAPMADQRRRKRARRRRVAHDRRLPP